The genomic region AGAAACAACTTTCAGAACGCTGGAATGATGTTGGAGAGTTTCGCATCCAACGTGATTTATATAGCGCCTTTTTGATATGTAACACTAATGATGCCCTTGATTCTGTTGATGTATCTTTATGTAACGCACAATGGAATCATTTTTTAGAACTTCATACTATTGAAATGGAACGCCTCAAACATTCGACAAGTAAAACAATGCGCTGGTTTGTCGCATAAAAACGAACCTGATTGGTCGTGATAACGCCCAAGAGAAGTCGGAACGATAAGCATACAAGGAGTCTTTAAGGGCTTGCTTGGTGAAGTGCCTTGCATTTTCGCAATACGTCCGTTAATGTTCTAGAGAATATACACCAGTTTATTAGTACAACCTCTTTTTAAAAGATAAGGTGCTAGTAAGAAGTGTATTAGTATCATAGAACCCCACTGCTTTAGCTGTGGGAGTTATCAGATCGTCATTAATGACAAATGCAATCATTTCTTTAGCAAAATCATTAAGGATGAGAGTGGTTGCAGAAGGAATTGAAGAAATAGATCAACTTCGTTATTTAAGACAACGGCATTGTGAATTTGGTCAAGGCTATTTATTTAGTAAGCCATTGCCTGCCACCGAGTTAGAAATGAAACTGATGAAAAATAAGGAAAAGGCCTATTTTGCAGTTTAATTTTTCATGTATGTTTTTTATCATCATCACCTATTCCTGCATATAGTAGTATAAATGTCTAGGTAAGGGAGATGAGGCTCAAATGTATTTTCGGCAAATAAAGTATGTAGTGCAGCCTGGAGAATCGTTATCATCAATTGCCGAGCGATTTAACACATCCATACAAAATATTAAGGAAGAAAGTCAATTAACATCAAATATTATTTATATTGGTCAACAATTAACCGTTCCTTCTAATTCAGAAATAAATATTTACAATATAGAGCCAGGTGATAGCCTCTACACGATTGCTACAAGGTTTGGAATCACTGTTGAAGAATTAAAAGCAATGAATCGTTTACAATCTAATATTATTTATATCGGCCAGACGCTTAAGGTATCTGAAAATGATGAGAGGCAAACAGAGTATAAAGTAAAATCTGGCGATTCTTTATATTCGATTGCCACTAAATTCAATACTACAGTTGAAAGTATAATGGCTCTAAATAATTTAAAAAGTATGGATTTATCTATTGGGCAAATGCTAATGATCCCTGTTTTTTCTGAGGTTATTGTCAATGTCGATGTTGCAAACGTTAGGCAAAGACCTGGGGCTACTTATAATGTAGTGGCGCAAATGGATCGTGGGGCAAGGCTGCCGCTCTTGGGGGTTCAAGGTGACTGGTATAAAGTTGCTTTATACAATGGTAATCCAGGCTGGGTTTCAAAAACAGTAACAACGCTTCGCACTTATGATGGCTCAAAGCCAATTTTTGAAATTTTAGGGTATTATACGTTACAGGAAGGGCCAACATTGCCAAGTTCTTTTCAATCATTTGTTAGTAATATTCAACAAATATCGCAAGGCGGTTTATTCATGTTTAGAATCAGCCGTGATAATCCAACAACAATTGATAAGTTTGGTGAATTTACAGATGATGAGGTTCGGCAGTTAGTGACAATTGGTCACCGCCATAATGTAAAAATGCTAGCAACCGTTCATAACCTCCTCTACGATGAAGGGGTAGAGTTAGCGAAGCGAATTATCCATGAGCTTGTATCATCTGAACAAAATATGAACGCCTTTGCTCTTAATTTAGTTAGATTAATTGAAAGGTATGGATTAGATGGCGTCGATATTGATATAGAGGATGTGTTAGAAGAAGACCGAAATCGTTTGACCCAGCTGTATCGTGTAATTGGCCGTGTTTTAGGAGAACGTGGTTACTTCTTCTCAACTGCTGTTCCATCAAAAACGGGACCAACAGACCCAAGTGTTTTTGCGCAACCGTTCGATTACCCAAATCTCCATCAACCAACAGATCAGTTTGTGATCATGCTTTATAATGAGCATGGCTGGCCAGGAAGCGGTCCAGGTCCAGTTGTTTCCATTGGGCGGATGGAAAAAGTATTACGCTATGCGATGACAGTTATGCCAAAGCAAAAAATCGTCGCAGCTGTTTCAGTATTTGGTTTTGATTTTAACTTGAAAACGGACCGTGCCTCATATGTAACTTATGAAATGGCAATGAATTTAGCTAAAAGATATAATAAACAGATTACTTTTGATCAAAAAACGCAAACACCGATGTTTGCATATACAGATGCACAAGGTGTCAACCACGAAGTTTGGTTTGAAAACCGTGCAAGTATCTTGGCGAAAGCTCGACTTGCCAACCGATTAGGAATTAGGGGCTTAGCACTTTGGAGATTAGGTATGGAAGATCCAGCGATGTGGACAATGCTACGCGATGATGCTGTTGTCAGGAAAATGGGTCTTGAACAATAATATTTTTAGAGAAAACTGTAGGCTTGTGCTTACGGTTTTTTATATGTTTAGAATTTTGTATAATAGTGACAGGTTAAGTGTTCGAAAAGGGGTAAACAAATGAGTCTTCAAGATGAATTATTTATGAAAGCTGCGATAGCTGAAGCGAGGAAAGCTGAAGAGATTGGTGAGGTACCGATTGGTGCAGTCATTGTCAAAGATGGCATGATTGTTTCTAGTGCCTATAATTTAAGAGAATCTGAACAAAGAGCAATTGCCCATGCTGAGCTGTTAGCGATAGATGAGGCTTGTAAAAAACTTGAGACATGGCGGCTTTCAGGAGCGGCATTATATGTAACATTAGAGCCATGCCCAATGTGTGCAGGGGCGATTGTTCTGTCTAGAGTAGATCGGGTCGTTTATGGCGCCGCTGATCCAAAGGGCGGCTGTGCGGGAACGCTTATGAATTTATTACAAGACAATCGTTTTAACCATGTGGCAGAGGTAACTAGCGGCATATTGGAAGAAGAGTGCTCTGCGTTGTTAAGCAATTTTTTTAAACAGCTTCGTGAAAAGAAAAAACAACAAAAATGACAAACAATTACCATTCCTTCGCTTGTTGATTTTTAAAATAAAACACTATATACTTAAGAAGTCGTGCTAGGCGGGGAGGTAGCGGTGCCCTGAACTCGCAATCCGCTGTAGCGAGGCTGAATCCCTTCTCGAGGTTGGTAGCCGTAAGGCCTGCCTTAAGTAAGTGGTGTTGACGTCTGGGTCCTACGCAACGGGAACCCACGAACCCTGTCAGGTCCGGAAGGAAGCAGCAGTAAGTGGATTATCCCGTGTGCCGTAGGGTCGCCTAGGCTGAGCTAACTGCTTAAGTAACGCTTATGGCTGCCATATCGACAGAAGGTGCACGGCATATACATAGCTATATATTGAGGCTGACTCAAATAAAAGAGTCAGCCTCTTTCACATTTTAGCCGACATGTTTTAAACTTTGGAAAAAAAGACTATTATCAGTTATAATGATTTAGTATGAAAATAATTAGTACAGTTTTCATAAAATGGGTCGAAAGGGGTGTGGGAAATGGCTTATCAAGCTTTATACCGAGTTTGGCGGCCGCAAACATTTCACGATGTTGTCGGTCAAGAGCATATCACGAGAACATTGCAAAATGCATTAGTTCAAGAAAAATTTTCCCATGCCTATTTGTTTTCCGGTCCACGTGGTACGGGAAAGACGAGTGCTGCGAAAATTTTAGCAAAGGCTGTTAATTGTGAAAAGGCACCAATAAGTGAGCCATGCAATGAGTGTGATGCGTGTAAAGGAATTACAAATGGCTCGATATCCGACGTCATTGAGATTGACGCGGCATCAAATAATGGTGTTGATGAAATTCGTGATATTCGTGATAAAGTCAAATATGCGCCTAGTTCCGTTCGTTATAAGGTCTATATTATTGATGAAGTTCATATGCTCTCGATTGGCGCCTTCAATGCATTGTTGAAAACGCTTGAAGAGCCGCCGAAACATGTTATTTTTATATTAGCAACAACAGAACCTCATAAAATACCGCTTACGATTATTTCTCGTTGTCAGCGTTTTGAATTTAAGCGCATACCGCTTCAGGTAATGGTTGAACGGATGAAGGAGATCACTGATTCACAAAATATCGAAACTGAAGAGCAGGCATTGCCTTTAATTGCGAAAGCGGCAGAAGGTGGAATGCGCGATTCCTTAAGCCTTTTAGACCAAGCAATCTCCTTTAGTGGTGATAGGGTTACCGTTGAAGATGTGTTATCAATAACAGGTGCAGTTTCACAACAATTTTTAGCGGAAACAGCCGAGAGCCTATTGAATAGAGATGTTATAAAGGCTCTACATACAGTTGATGAGCTTATCAAACTTGGCAAAGAGCCAACACGGTTTATTGAGGATCTTATTTTTTATTTCCGCGATATGCTTTTATACCAAAGTGCGCCTAACTTAGAAAATATGATGGAACGGGCAATTGTCGATGAAAGTTTTAAAAAAATGACAAGTGAAATAGCGGCTGACTCTATATATAAAATTATTAATCAGCTGAATGAAAGCCAACAAGAAATGAAATGGACGAATCATCCGAAAATATTGCTTGAATTGGCTTTAGTTAAAATATGTCAGCAATCAGATGCAGGTTCAGGGCCTTCAAATGAACAGGTAGGAGCACTCGTTGAGAGAATAAATCAGCTTGAGGCTGAATTAAAGGAATGGAAGAAAAATGGCCTGCCTATAGAAGCCCAAGGTAATTCAGAAGTTAGTCCAGCCCCTCGGGATAAAAAGCTACAGAAGTCAGGGTCTGTACGAACCGCTAACAGGGCAATTGGTCAAGTAAAAGAAATGCTAAAAACGGCCTCAAAGCAGGATTTGAGTTGGCTATCAAGCCAGTGGGGCTTATTTTTGGATAATTTAAAATTACGGGAAATTGCTGCCCAAGCGATGATTTTAGATGCAAAAGTAGTTGCCGCATCTAAAATAGCTTTCGTTCTTGCTTTTAAGCATGAATTTCATTGTCAAATGGCAGCAACGAAT from Bacillus sp. (in: firmicutes) harbors:
- a CDS encoding LysM peptidoglycan-binding domain-containing protein — encoded protein: MYFRQIKYVVQPGESLSSIAERFNTSIQNIKEESQLTSNIIYIGQQLTVPSNSEINIYNIEPGDSLYTIATRFGITVEELKAMNRLQSNIIYIGQTLKVSENDERQTEYKVKSGDSLYSIATKFNTTVESIMALNNLKSMDLSIGQMLMIPVFSEVIVNVDVANVRQRPGATYNVVAQMDRGARLPLLGVQGDWYKVALYNGNPGWVSKTVTTLRTYDGSKPIFEILGYYTLQEGPTLPSSFQSFVSNIQQISQGGLFMFRISRDNPTTIDKFGEFTDDEVRQLVTIGHRHNVKMLATVHNLLYDEGVELAKRIIHELVSSEQNMNAFALNLVRLIERYGLDGVDIDIEDVLEEDRNRLTQLYRVIGRVLGERGYFFSTAVPSKTGPTDPSVFAQPFDYPNLHQPTDQFVIMLYNEHGWPGSGPGPVVSIGRMEKVLRYAMTVMPKQKIVAAVSVFGFDFNLKTDRASYVTYEMAMNLAKRYNKQITFDQKTQTPMFAYTDAQGVNHEVWFENRASILAKARLANRLGIRGLALWRLGMEDPAMWTMLRDDAVVRKMGLEQ
- the dnaX gene encoding DNA polymerase III subunit gamma/tau, with product MAYQALYRVWRPQTFHDVVGQEHITRTLQNALVQEKFSHAYLFSGPRGTGKTSAAKILAKAVNCEKAPISEPCNECDACKGITNGSISDVIEIDAASNNGVDEIRDIRDKVKYAPSSVRYKVYIIDEVHMLSIGAFNALLKTLEEPPKHVIFILATTEPHKIPLTIISRCQRFEFKRIPLQVMVERMKEITDSQNIETEEQALPLIAKAAEGGMRDSLSLLDQAISFSGDRVTVEDVLSITGAVSQQFLAETAESLLNRDVIKALHTVDELIKLGKEPTRFIEDLIFYFRDMLLYQSAPNLENMMERAIVDESFKKMTSEIAADSIYKIINQLNESQQEMKWTNHPKILLELALVKICQQSDAGSGPSNEQVGALVERINQLEAELKEWKKNGLPIEAQGNSEVSPAPRDKKLQKSGSVRTANRAIGQVKEMLKTASKQDLSWLSSQWGLFLDNLKLREIAAQAMILDAKVVAASKIAFVLAFKHEFHCQMAATNKRDIIEKVLKETIGLDLKMHAITFEEWEVVKEEFIRSQKNEKDEDVPEEDPLIAEAKKLFGSDLIEIKD
- a CDS encoding nucleoside deaminase — protein: MSLQDELFMKAAIAEARKAEEIGEVPIGAVIVKDGMIVSSAYNLRESEQRAIAHAELLAIDEACKKLETWRLSGAALYVTLEPCPMCAGAIVLSRVDRVVYGAADPKGGCAGTLMNLLQDNRFNHVAEVTSGILEEECSALLSNFFKQLREKKKQQK
- a CDS encoding EAL domain-containing protein; protein product: MTNAIISLAKSLRMRVVAEGIEEIDQLRYLRQRHCEFGQGYLFSKPLPATELEMKLMKNKEKAYFAV